In Methanobrevibacter olleyae, a single window of DNA contains:
- the comD gene encoding sulfopyruvate decarboxylase subunit alpha codes for MDTSESIYKGLKDAGIDFIVSVPCANLSKLLNKIDNDENIKHVPVNREEEGIGICAGAYLGGAKTAILMQNSGLGNSINALKSLTELYGFPLIMIISHRGTEGESICGQIPMGKSTTKLLDGMEYPYFKINNKKDTYNLVRKSWNLSCKKKKPISILIEINYW; via the coding sequence ATGGATACTAGTGAATCAATATATAAAGGATTAAAAGATGCGGGAATTGACTTTATTGTAAGTGTTCCTTGTGCTAATTTATCCAAATTATTAAATAAAATAGATAATGATGAAAATATTAAACATGTCCCAGTTAATAGAGAGGAGGAAGGAATAGGAATATGTGCTGGAGCTTATTTAGGAGGGGCGAAAACAGCGATTTTAATGCAAAATTCAGGACTGGGAAACTCTATCAATGCATTAAAATCATTAACAGAGCTATATGGATTTCCATTAATTATGATCATTAGTCATAGAGGAACTGAAGGTGAATCAATTTGTGGACAAATCCCAATGGGAAAATCAACAACTAAACTTTTAGATGGAATGGAGTATCCTTACTTTAAGATAAATAATAAAAAAGATACATATAATCTTGTTAGAAAATCATGGAATTTAAGTTGCAAAAAGAAAAAGCCAATTTCCATATTAATAGAAATAAACTATTGGTAA
- the comE gene encoding sulfopyruvate decarboxylase subunit beta, producing the protein MNRTSDKKRKDALEEIMKSIDDEIMIVNIGFPSRELYDIKDRDETFYMIGSMGMVSSIGLGLALTKKDKKIIIIDGDGSFLMNLSSIVTIFSQNPKNLTWIVLNNQSYGSTGNQETYAKNLNLINIAKGVGFKNTYEFEDIDLKEIINKEELSFINYNIKPGNAKASIIPLSPIEIKERFMAKLD; encoded by the coding sequence ATGAATAGAACATCAGATAAAAAGAGAAAAGATGCCTTAGAAGAGATAATGAAAAGTATTGATGATGAAATTATGATTGTTAATATTGGTTTTCCTTCAAGAGAATTATATGATATTAAAGATAGAGATGAAACATTTTATATGATTGGATCAATGGGCATGGTATCTTCAATTGGATTAGGATTAGCATTAACTAAAAAAGATAAAAAAATAATTATTATTGACGGAGATGGCTCTTTTTTAATGAACTTAAGTTCTATTGTTACTATATTTTCCCAAAATCCTAAAAATTTAACATGGATTGTTTTAAACAATCAATCATATGGTTCAACAGGTAATCAAGAAACATATGCTAAAAATTTAAATTTAATTAATATTGCAAAGGGAGTGGGATTTAAAAACACATATGAATTTGAAGATATTGATTTAAAGGAAATCATTAATAAAGAAGAGCTTAGCTTTATTAATTATAATATTAAACCTGGAAATGCAAAAGCATCTATAATCCCTTTAAGCCCTATTGAAATAAAAGAAAGATTTATGGCTAAATTAGATTGA
- a CDS encoding FprA family A-type flavoprotein — protein MKAESLKIAEGVYWVGALHWDTRSFHGFSIPGTTYNCYLVFGDEKVALIDNVYEGMSSQLNARIKDAFEKEGRDEVKIDVFIQNHSEMDHTLCLWETVEKFPEAEIYTNAKCSSFIKAQYHEFKNRELKTVKTGDTLDLGGKTLAFVQAPMLHWPDSMFTMYMEEGILFSNDAFGQHLCLSKRYVEDYDLSFVLNAAQKYYANLVVFGSTSLIRKFDELEDLGIIQKIKMIAPCHGQIWKNPEPIIKAYKEWASGVCKDKITLIYDTMHHSTQKMAHAIAEGIISEDVECVMYFMEEDGADDVVNDVLDSKGIAVGAPTMMNKPFPRIGTTMYWLDCLNFKTTTSFKKALVFSSKGWAGGAAKKLQSELENAGFDVIDSYETTFVPDEDVLEECFKRGKALAKSIKEE, from the coding sequence ATGAAAGCAGAGTCTTTAAAAATTGCTGAAGGTGTTTATTGGGTAGGAGCATTACATTGGGATACTCGTAGCTTCCATGGTTTTTCTATTCCAGGAACAACTTATAATTGTTATTTAGTATTTGGTGATGAGAAAGTAGCATTAATCGATAATGTATATGAAGGTATGTCTTCTCAATTAAATGCAAGAATCAAAGATGCATTTGAAAAAGAAGGAAGAGATGAAGTAAAAATAGATGTATTTATTCAAAATCATTCTGAAATGGATCATACTCTATGTTTATGGGAAACTGTTGAAAAATTCCCTGAGGCAGAAATTTATACAAATGCAAAATGTTCAAGTTTTATTAAGGCACAATATCATGAATTTAAAAATCGTGAGCTAAAAACTGTTAAAACAGGTGATACTTTAGATTTAGGTGGAAAAACTTTAGCATTTGTACAAGCTCCAATGTTACATTGGCCTGATAGTATGTTTACTATGTATATGGAAGAAGGTATTTTATTCTCTAATGATGCATTTGGGCAACATTTATGTTTATCTAAAAGATATGTTGAAGATTATGACTTGAGTTTTGTATTAAATGCTGCACAAAAATATTATGCTAACTTAGTAGTATTTGGTTCTACATCGTTAATTAGGAAGTTTGATGAATTAGAAGATTTAGGAATTATCCAAAAAATTAAAATGATTGCTCCATGTCATGGTCAAATTTGGAAAAATCCAGAACCTATTATTAAAGCATATAAAGAATGGGCAAGTGGTGTTTGTAAAGACAAGATCACTTTAATTTATGATACTATGCACCATAGTACTCAAAAAATGGCTCATGCCATTGCTGAAGGTATAATTAGTGAAGATGTAGAATGTGTAATGTATTTTATGGAAGAAGACGGAGCTGATGATGTAGTTAATGATGTTTTGGATAGTAAGGGTATTGCTGTAGGTGCACCTACTATGATGAATAAACCATTTCCACGTATCGGTACTACTATGTATTGGTTAGATTGTTTAAATTTTAAAACAACAACAAGCTTTAAAAAAGCTCTTGTATTTAGTAGTAAAGGATGGGCAGGAGGAGCTGCTAAAAAACTTCAAAGTGAACTTGAAAATGCTGGCTTTGATGTAATTGATAGTTATGAAACTACTTTTGTTCCTGATGAAGATGTTTTAGAAGAATGTTTTAAAAGAGGTAAAGCATTAGCTAAATCTATTAAAGAAGAATAG
- a CDS encoding carboxymuconolactone decarboxylase family protein codes for MSEKVFYGKGVRKIKKEDLELYESIVNLDKNIWNSNVLDYKTQKLIAIAISATNSEASSLLKQISKSKKELNISRDEMMDVLKVVLLTSGMISYNKSLDIINKLYD; via the coding sequence ATGTCAGAGAAAGTTTTTTATGGAAAGGGAGTTCGTAAAATTAAAAAGGAAGATTTGGAACTATATGAATCTATTGTAAATTTAGATAAAAATATATGGAATTCAAATGTTCTTGATTATAAAACTCAAAAGTTAATTGCAATAGCTATTTCTGCAACTAACAGCGAGGCTTCCTCTCTTTTAAAACAGATATCTAAGTCTAAAAAAGAATTAAATATTAGTCGTGATGAAATGATGGATGTTTTAAAAGTTGTCTTATTGACATCAGGTATGATTTCATATAATAAATCATTGGATATTATAAATAAGTTATATGATTAA
- a CDS encoding carboxymuconolactone decarboxylase family protein, producing the protein MKEEVFYGKGMSTVKSEDPELYKAIVGLNEAVWNGRVLDYKTQKLIAIGIAAANADSRATEKQIKSSKEELDVSRYEVLDVLKVVLLTSGMQPFNKALQITNKIFE; encoded by the coding sequence ATGAAAGAAGAAGTATTTTATGGAAAAGGTATGTCTACAGTTAAATCAGAAGACCCTGAATTGTATAAAGCTATTGTTGGCTTAAATGAAGCTGTATGGAATGGTAGAGTTCTTGATTATAAAACTCAAAAATTAATTGCTATTGGAATTGCAGCAGCTAATGCTGATAGTCGTGCTACTGAAAAACAAATTAAAAGTTCAAAAGAAGAATTAGATGTAAGTCGTTATGAAGTACTTGATGTTTTAAAAGTTGTTTTATTAACTTCTGGTATGCAACCATTTAATAAGGCATTACAAATTACAAATAAAATTTTTGAATAA
- a CDS encoding thermonuclease family protein — protein sequence MKFKKRFFIVLSFVLILGLSAVAISTAYTGTGFNHNISFSKYSDKSVDEILDNYNDTNCTKEFSGKCTYVVDGDTIDVDGIGRIRLVGVNTPERGANGYITSKRFVQKLCLNKEISLDIDDSKGTDRYGRSLAVIIVDGKNLNEVLLKEGLAEVMYIPPTEFYPYDWRNSSTSGLNYISSSSSKNTYSSSFDSFSSSSNDLGLFVASSNSNKFHKPNCRWAKKIYDSNKISFNSRSEAINQDYEPCKVCQP from the coding sequence ATGAAATTTAAAAAGAGATTTTTTATAGTTTTATCTTTTGTTTTGATTTTAGGCTTAAGTGCAGTTGCAATTAGTACTGCCTATACTGGTACTGGTTTTAACCATAATATTTCTTTTTCTAAATACTCTGATAAATCAGTAGATGAGATTTTGGATAATTATAATGATACAAACTGTACTAAAGAGTTTAGTGGAAAATGTACCTATGTTGTAGATGGAGATACTATTGATGTTGATGGCATTGGAAGAATACGTTTGGTAGGGGTAAACACTCCTGAAAGAGGTGCGAATGGCTATATAACATCTAAACGTTTTGTTCAAAAATTATGTTTAAATAAAGAAATTAGTTTGGATATTGATGATTCTAAAGGAACTGATAGGTATGGCAGATCTTTAGCGGTTATCATTGTTGATGGAAAAAATTTAAATGAGGTGCTTTTAAAAGAAGGTTTAGCTGAAGTTATGTATATTCCTCCAACTGAATTCTATCCATATGATTGGAGAAATTCATCAACAAGTGGATTAAATTATATTTCTTCTTCAAGTTCTAAAAATACTTATTCTAGTAGCTTTGATAGTTTTTCAAGTAGTTCTAATGATCTTGGTTTATTTGTAGCTAGTTCCAATTCTAATAAATTTCACAAACCAAATTGCAGATGGGCTAAAAAGATTTATGATAGTAATAAAATAAGTTTTAATAGTCGTTCTGAGGCAATTAATCAGGATTATGAACCTTGTAAGGTTTGCCAACCTTAA
- a CDS encoding zinc ribbon domain-containing protein produces the protein MTRIQCPKCGKINDDSLDFCIYCGTIYDEYKPEENSDLLSVKSMIPFENGAFRQKNDDFNQIPNKPKNKHTLAIILGYIFAILGGLLGFVFAIYLLTRDDSVAKKHGLVQLLVLLAYLLMISVLILTGQMDMNVLLNPFNTTQVSNLTNMSNMSSLFGI, from the coding sequence ATGACAAGGATACAGTGTCCTAAATGTGGTAAAATTAATGATGATTCTTTAGATTTTTGCATATATTGTGGAACTATTTATGATGAGTATAAACCTGAGGAAAATTCTGATTTATTATCTGTTAAATCTATGATTCCATTTGAAAATGGGGCATTTAGGCAAAAAAATGATGATTTTAATCAGATTCCTAATAAACCTAAAAATAAACATACTCTTGCAATAATTTTAGGTTATATTTTTGCAATATTAGGTGGACTTTTAGGATTTGTTTTTGCGATTTATCTATTAACAAGAGATGATTCTGTTGCTAAAAAACATGGTTTGGTTCAATTACTAGTTTTATTAGCTTACTTGCTTATGATATCTGTTTTAATATTAACTGGACAAATGGATATGAATGTTTTATTAAATCCATTTAATACAACTCAAGTTTCTAATTTAACAAATATGAGTAATATGTCTAGTTTATTCGGTATTTAG
- a CDS encoding transposase translates to MKKIARKQKSIQVRIVKVKLKTGETEILFTNLPKEIATSEELKQLYGERWKIETDYDRLKNKLYIEKFSGRRRTIIEQDFYSHIFLLNLLIGIKHDAELKITRKPKETAKYTYEYHSNINILIGEIKDQLPRLLTDNQDEIQKVIKEIMEIGYKELVATKIPARTNAERDKERNWNKNCKTSKSQGF, encoded by the coding sequence TTGAAAAAAATCGCAAGAAAACAAAAAAGCATCCAAGTCAGAATAGTTAAAGTAAAATTAAAAACTGGAGAAACAGAAATACTATTTACCAATTTACCAAAAGAAATTGCAACATCAGAAGAATTAAAGCAATTATATGGTGAAAGATGGAAAATAGAAACAGATTACGATAGATTAAAAAACAAATTATACATCGAAAAATTCAGTGGAAGAAGACGAACCATAATCGAACAAGACTTCTACAGCCACATATTCCTACTAAACCTACTAATAGGAATAAAACACGATGCAGAACTAAAAATAACACGAAAACCAAAAGAAACAGCAAAATACACCTATGAATACCACTCCAACATCAACATACTCATCGGAGAAATCAAAGATCAACTGCCAAGACTCCTAACGGACAACCAAGACGAAATACAAAAAGTAATAAAAGAAATAATGGAAATCGGCTACAAAGAATTAGTAGCAACGAAAATACCTGCACGAACAAATGCAGAAAGAGATAAAGAAAGAAATTGGAATAAAAATTGCAAAACAAGCAAAAGTCAAGGATTCTAA
- a CDS encoding transposase — protein sequence MVFENVFSNFLANFNNFVDEKYILSDNAFVRNGKWSLETAIKFPLFNRKKTKFNEVNRYLRSQTGDYSMKITGSGVCDRMQYINPKVYIDMNDGVIEEIYNNVKEMETFKGFHVFTIDGSYVEIPNHPQAREEMGVPPDNPVETFAANARISCTVDTKMDFVISSIIENQTVDEITLALRHLDDVKNKINMNNVITCYDRYYNSTEIMLKTETLDSYYLIRGKTNTFKKQQQKMDNDKKTDDTFDINLNNAKIKNFTTKN from the coding sequence ATGGTTTTTGAAAATGTGTTTTCAAATTTTTTAGCAAATTTTAATAACTTTGTTGATGAAAAATATATATTAAGTGATAATGCTTTTGTTCGTAACGGTAAATGGAGTTTAGAAACTGCAATTAAATTTCCTTTATTTAATCGTAAGAAAACAAAATTTAATGAAGTTAACAGGTATTTAAGGAGTCAAACAGGTGATTATTCTATGAAAATAACTGGTTCTGGTGTTTGCGATAGAATGCAATATATCAACCCTAAAGTCTATATAGACATGAATGATGGAGTTATAGAAGAAATATACAACAACGTGAAAGAAATGGAAACTTTTAAAGGATTTCACGTTTTTACAATTGATGGATCTTATGTTGAAATTCCGAATCATCCTCAAGCACGTGAAGAAATGGGTGTTCCACCAGACAATCCAGTTGAAACATTTGCTGCAAATGCAAGAATCTCCTGCACAGTAGATACAAAAATGGACTTCGTAATATCATCAATAATTGAAAATCAAACTGTAGACGAAATAACACTAGCATTAAGACATTTAGATGATGTGAAAAACAAAATAAATATGAATAACGTAATTACCTGTTATGATAGATACTATAATTCCACAGAAATCATGTTAAAAACAGAAACATTGGATTCATACTATTTAATCCGTGGAAAAACAAACACATTCAAAAAACAACAACAAAAAATGGACAACGATAAGAAAACCGATGATACATTCGACATAAACTTAAATAACGCAAAAATAAAAAATTTCACGACGAAGAATTGA
- a CDS encoding NAD-dependent epimerase/dehydratase family protein, producing the protein MSKYNEYQDKTILVTGGAGCVGSNLTRKLAELGAEKVIILDNMSSAYEWNVPTNENVELIQGDILDDEELKRVFKMKPDYVFHLAAHFANQNSVDNPETDLMVNGIGILKVLQYAQLTGVERFVYSSSGCGVYGLDSKMPFEEHDISISLHTPYQVTKLLGELYTNYFHNLYDMPIVNARFFNVFGPGEVPGKYRNVIPNFFYWSMTKQALPITGDGTETRDWTFVGDIVNGLLSMGIEEEAIGEAINLGSGKDHRVIDMANKVNELTGNEKGIAYVARRNWDAKTQLLSSIDKAKDILAYKPTVSFDDGLEEVYNWFSDNWENIERDAEF; encoded by the coding sequence ATGTCTAAATATAATGAATATCAAGATAAAACTATTTTAGTAACTGGTGGAGCAGGTTGTGTTGGTAGTAATTTAACTAGAAAATTAGCAGAACTTGGTGCAGAAAAGGTAATAATACTTGACAATATGTCTTCTGCTTATGAATGGAATGTACCTACAAATGAAAATGTTGAGCTTATTCAAGGAGATATCCTAGATGATGAAGAGCTTAAACGTGTATTTAAAATGAAACCAGATTATGTATTTCATTTAGCTGCACACTTTGCAAATCAAAATAGTGTTGATAATCCTGAAACTGATTTAATGGTTAATGGTATTGGAATATTAAAAGTGCTTCAGTATGCTCAGCTCACTGGAGTAGAACGTTTTGTATATTCATCTTCTGGTTGTGGAGTGTATGGCCTTGATTCTAAAATGCCTTTTGAAGAACATGATATTTCTATTTCATTACACACACCTTATCAAGTTACAAAATTACTTGGTGAATTATATACCAATTACTTCCATAATTTATATGATATGCCTATTGTAAATGCAAGATTCTTTAATGTATTTGGTCCTGGGGAAGTTCCAGGTAAATACAGAAATGTAATTCCTAACTTTTTCTACTGGTCTATGACTAAACAAGCATTACCAATTACAGGTGATGGAACTGAAACAAGGGATTGGACTTTTGTTGGTGATATTGTAAATGGTCTTTTATCAATGGGTATTGAAGAAGAAGCTATTGGTGAAGCGATAAATCTTGGTTCTGGTAAAGATCATAGAGTTATTGATATGGCAAATAAAGTTAATGAATTAACTGGCAATGAAAAGGGCATTGCTTATGTAGCAAGAAGAAATTGGGATGCTAAAACTCAATTATTGTCTTCTATTGATAAAGCAAAGGATATTCTTGCTTATAAACCTACTGTATCTTTTGATGATGGCTTAGAAGAAGTTTATAATTGGTTTAGCGATAACTGGGAAAATATCGAAAGAGATGCAGAATTTTAA
- a CDS encoding CBS domain-containing protein, translating into MKAKEMMDKEFIYVSKDDSIEKVSIKMEESKRFTAPVLDENMKLEGWITSFNITKGLREGKTLISEVMDPVENILSIKEDEAAKNTVIEISKHKLISVPIINDDNQVIGVSRSVDVVDSMSSLYDIKVSKIYKAMEKELRGVSWDELMEASAKISTRTTGVKITAEEYEKNIQKSTFGEAIWATGGLEKFFAGLISVGEIVIARKVGRARR; encoded by the coding sequence ATGAAAGCTAAAGAGATGATGGATAAAGAATTTATTTATGTATCAAAAGATGATTCAATAGAAAAAGTTTCTATAAAAATGGAAGAGTCTAAAAGATTTACTGCTCCTGTTTTAGATGAAAATATGAAATTAGAAGGCTGGATTACATCATTTAATATTACAAAAGGTTTACGTGAAGGTAAAACATTAATTTCTGAAGTAATGGATCCTGTTGAAAATATTTTATCTATAAAAGAGGATGAAGCAGCAAAGAATACGGTTATTGAAATTTCAAAACATAAGTTAATTAGTGTTCCTATTATAAATGATGATAATCAAGTAATTGGTGTAAGTAGATCTGTAGATGTTGTTGATTCAATGTCTTCTTTATATGATATTAAAGTAAGTAAGATTTATAAAGCTATGGAAAAAGAACTTAGAGGAGTTAGCTGGGATGAATTAATGGAAGCTTCTGCTAAAATTAGTACAAGAACTACTGGTGTTAAAATTACTGCTGAAGAATATGAGAAAAATATTCAAAAATCTACTTTTGGTGAAGCTATTTGGGCAACTGGCGGACTTGAAAAGTTCTTTGCAGGTCTTATTTCAGTTGGAGAAATTGTAATTGCACGTAAAGTAGGTCGTGCAAGACGTTAA
- a CDS encoding 4Fe-4S binding protein: MEIKLKKQIETLEREITLKSVDLDEDIEDFSVDIHNFKDEEKLITISSRCVRCNLCVEECPINVISSSTWLKRAKIGEGCVQCEICAQTCPVSCIYVWDAEVIIKKDDSVEYTLNEAKVPHRNLKMEDISINREVCVGCGSCLKYCPTNAISLRNKEFIEAHGEKCPEIGAIDSEDGHMYSYIDKDRCCGCGSCVNLCIQGAISLKRDLGPVVIYSHIDVNQDICVGCELCEDNCPVEAIKVVDGEVILDNDKCIRCKECSSRCPVGALNLVLDE, encoded by the coding sequence ATGGAAATTAAACTAAAAAAGCAGATTGAAACTTTAGAGAGGGAAATCACTCTTAAATCTGTAGATTTAGATGAAGATATTGAAGATTTTAGTGTAGATATTCATAATTTCAAAGATGAAGAAAAACTTATAACTATCTCATCTCGTTGTGTTAGATGTAATCTTTGTGTTGAAGAATGTCCTATAAATGTAATCAGTTCTTCTACTTGGCTTAAAAGAGCTAAAATAGGTGAAGGTTGTGTACAATGTGAAATTTGTGCTCAAACTTGTCCTGTTTCATGTATTTATGTATGGGATGCAGAAGTTATTATTAAAAAAGATGATTCAGTTGAATATACATTAAATGAAGCAAAAGTTCCCCATAGAAATCTTAAAATGGAAGATATTTCTATAAATCGTGAAGTCTGTGTTGGTTGTGGGTCTTGTTTAAAATATTGTCCAACTAATGCAATTTCTCTTAGGAATAAAGAATTTATTGAAGCACATGGCGAGAAATGTCCAGAAATTGGAGCTATTGATTCTGAAGATGGACATATGTATTCATATATTGATAAAGACCGTTGTTGTGGTTGCGGATCTTGTGTTAATTTATGTATTCAAGGAGCTATTAGTCTTAAAAGAGACTTAGGTCCTGTAGTAATATACAGTCATATCGATGTCAATCAAGATATTTGTGTAGGATGTGAATTATGTGAAGATAACTGTCCTGTTGAAGCTATTAAAGTAGTTGATGGTGAGGTTATTTTAGATAATGATAAATGTATTAGATGTAAAGAATGCAGTAGCAGGTGCCCTGTAGGTGCTTTAAATTTAGTACTAGATGAATAA
- a CDS encoding carbohydrate kinase family protein, protein MEENNLKSSHNITAEDLGVDEIVYDAINVDVIGFGALNVDKLYHVAHIAEIDGESFIKGEEESPGGSAANTIIGLSKLGCSTSYIGKIANDDEGDLLEYNLMINNVYLTNLIYSDEGNSGKVLGFVSNKGDRALYVDPGVNDEITIDEINPLNVNSCKILHYTSFVGDSFNAQKELLKILNDEILLSFDPGILYVKKGVDELKEILERTNILLINENELKLLFEGYYKNKLNHSNDKELSFRDLAILVRDDGIDTVVVKRGDNGVYAINKEDEEVKIPAFKCEAVDTTAAGDSFNSGFLYSYLKGYDLAKSCTIANWVASRSVQSIGISGLPSLEELEEFLESL, encoded by the coding sequence ATGGAAGAAAATAATTTAAAATCATCACATAATATTACTGCTGAAGATTTAGGTGTAGATGAAATAGTTTATGATGCTATTAATGTTGATGTTATAGGCTTTGGTGCGTTAAATGTAGATAAGCTTTATCATGTAGCACATATTGCAGAAATTGATGGAGAAAGTTTTATTAAAGGTGAAGAAGAATCTCCTGGTGGTTCAGCAGCTAATACAATTATTGGTCTTTCAAAACTTGGATGTTCTACATCTTATATAGGTAAAATAGCTAATGATGATGAAGGAGATCTTTTAGAGTATAATTTAATGATTAATAATGTTTACCTTACAAATTTAATATATTCTGATGAGGGTAATTCTGGTAAGGTTTTAGGATTTGTTTCTAATAAGGGAGATAGGGCACTTTATGTTGATCCTGGTGTAAATGATGAGATAACTATTGATGAAATTAATCCATTAAATGTCAATAGTTGTAAAATACTTCATTATACTTCCTTTGTTGGAGATTCATTTAATGCTCAAAAAGAATTATTAAAAATATTAAATGATGAAATTCTTTTAAGTTTTGACCCTGGAATCTTATATGTTAAAAAGGGAGTAGATGAACTTAAAGAAATCCTTGAGAGAACTAATATTTTACTTATTAATGAAAATGAACTTAAATTGCTCTTTGAAGGCTATTATAAAAATAAATTAAATCATTCTAATGATAAAGAATTGAGTTTTAGAGATTTAGCTATTTTGGTTCGGGATGATGGTATTGATACTGTTGTTGTTAAAAGAGGAGATAATGGCGTTTATGCAATAAATAAAGAGGATGAAGAGGTTAAAATACCTGCCTTTAAATGTGAAGCAGTAGATACAACTGCAGCAGGAGATTCCTTTAACTCTGGTTTCTTATACTCTTATCTTAAAGGCTATGACTTAGCTAAATCTTGTACAATTGCTAACTGGGTAGCTTCTCGTTCTGTTCAATCGATTGGAATTTCCGGACTACCTAGTTTAGAAGAACTGGAAGAATTTTTGGAGTCATTGTAA
- a CDS encoding formylmethanofuran--tetrahydromethanopterin N-formyltransferase yields MVNYDKVEDTFFESFDGMYIRALITAEDELTVKEAAYDATATPSAVIGRVEAGVESFLSGDKTPDGRPGAIVQFWLTDDLEKFEKELSYRIRQDILVKPFTRVFSITENPVGSIPMMDSVGHCGDGYEWEIEKYGRKMINVPIAVPDFQIESELSYAKGIMGGNFWYMCSTKEAVLKAGRIIIDTIMEIDGVCTPFGICSAASKPETSFPEIGPSTNHPYCPSLKEKLGVESKVPKGINYIPEIVLNATDEKSMNLAIKEAIDAIIDIEGVERISAGNFEGQLGEHKTNLLDILRE; encoded by the coding sequence ATGGTAAATTATGATAAAGTTGAAGATACATTCTTTGAATCATTTGATGGAATGTATATAAGAGCATTAATTACAGCAGAAGATGAATTAACTGTAAAAGAAGCAGCTTATGATGCTACAGCTACACCAAGTGCTGTTATTGGTAGGGTAGAAGCAGGTGTAGAATCATTTCTTAGCGGAGATAAAACTCCTGATGGCAGACCGGGGGCAATTGTTCAATTTTGGTTAACAGATGATTTAGAGAAGTTTGAAAAAGAGTTATCCTATAGAATTCGTCAAGATATTCTTGTAAAACCATTTACAAGAGTATTTAGTATAACTGAAAATCCAGTTGGTTCAATTCCTATGATGGATAGTGTAGGTCATTGTGGGGATGGTTATGAATGGGAAATTGAAAAATACGGTCGAAAAATGATTAATGTTCCTATTGCAGTTCCTGATTTTCAAATAGAATCTGAATTATCTTATGCAAAAGGTATTATGGGTGGAAACTTTTGGTATATGTGTTCTACTAAAGAAGCTGTTTTAAAAGCAGGTAGGATAATTATTGATACTATAATGGAAATTGATGGGGTTTGTACTCCATTTGGTATTTGTTCTGCTGCAAGTAAACCTGAAACTAGTTTTCCTGAGATTGGCCCAAGTACCAATCACCCTTATTGCCCTTCTTTAAAAGAAAAACTTGGTGTTGAGTCAAAAGTTCCTAAAGGCATTAATTATATTCCAGAAATTGTATTAAATGCAACTGATGAGAAGTCAATGAATTTAGCTATTAAAGAAGCTATTGATGCTATAATTGATATAGAGGGTGTAGAAAGAATATCTGCAGGTAACTTCGAAGGTCAATTAGGTGAACATAAAACTAATTTATTAGATATTTTGAGAGAATAA